In the genome of Anabas testudineus chromosome 4, fAnaTes1.2, whole genome shotgun sequence, one region contains:
- the gorab gene encoding RAB6-interacting golgin — MSAWAGFSDEELRRMHHKDSEMCSAAARGRKPPPANRSRQQLQREKALQLAAQRNAGVGSPGLLPEQQLTQPPTKKPPEAAAPAGGPAVKQEVPQRPGVLKPTDSHQVAAEEETPAVKELEKQEVELREKTRLEQLQQEQKVIEERNKRKKALLAKTIAEKSKQTQAEAVKLKRIQKELQALDDMVSNDIGILRGKIEQASWDYTAARKRYEKAEAEYVMAKLDLHKKTEVKEQLTEHLCAIIQQNELRKAHKLEELMQQLQLQATEEELERQKEKEEEDKKRSCVEAQRDGKEENGSMQNQEGTVQSTKDCKATEEETVKGEMGGEVQQEHKLMIEPPKIEQASETLENGPQSETVAS; from the exons ATGAGCGCCTGGGCTGGTTTTTCTGACGAGGAGCTGCGGAGGATGCATCATAAAG ACTCGGAAATGTGCAGTGCAGCTGCCCGAGGTCGGAAACCGCCTCCGGCAAACCGGAGTCGGCAGCAGCTACAACGGGAGAAGGCTCTTCAGCTAGCCGCGCAGAGAAACGCAGGTGTCGGATCACCTGGTCTTCTACCGGAACAACAACTCACACAACCGCCGACGAAGAAACCGCCGGAGGCTGCAGCACCAGCAGGAGGTCCGGCTGTCAAACAGGAGGTGCCGCAGAGACCCGGGGTGCTGAAGCCGACAGACAGTCATCAAgtggctgcagaggaggagaccCCGGCTGTCAAAGAGCTGGAGAAACAAGAGGTGGAACT GCGGGAAAAGACACGTCTGGAGCAACTGCAGCAAGAGCAAAAAGTAATCGAAGAGAGGAATAAGCGCAAGAAAGCTCTGCTGGCAAAAACCATTGCTGAGAA GTCCAAACAGACCCAAGCagaagctgtgaagctgaaGAGAATCCAGAAGGAGCTTCAGGCTCTCGATGACATGGTGTCCAATGATATTGGCATCCTAAGAGGAAAGATAGAACAGGCCAGCTGGGACTACACCGCTGCAAG AAAGCGGTACGAGAAGGCAGAGGCAGAGTATGTGATGGCCAAGCTTGACCTGCACAAGAAGACAGAGGTAAAGGAGCAGCTGACGGAGCACCTCTGCGCCATCATCCAGCAGAACGAGCTGCGTAAAGCCCACAAGCTGGAGGAGctgatgcagcagctgcagcttcaggcgaccgaggaggagctggagaggcagaaggagaaagaggaggaggacaagaaaAGAAGTTGTGTGGAGGCGCAGCGAGATGGGAAAGAGGAAAACGGTTCTATGCAGAATCAGGAGGGAACAGTGCAATCAACCAAAGACTGTAAAGCCACAGAGGAAGAGACTGTAAAAGGGGAGATGGGAGGTGAAGTCCAGCAAGAACACAAACTTATGATTGAACCACCAAAGATTGAACAAGCTTCTGAAACACTAGAAAATGGTCCTCAGAGTGAGACTGTGGCCTCCTGA